A section of the Clostridium felsineum DSM 794 genome encodes:
- a CDS encoding glycosyltransferase family 4 protein, with protein sequence MKILMLSWEYPPKNVGGLSNHVYNLSHALATLGHEVYVVTCEEKKAPVEENDDGVYVHRVTPYKIDTEDFTKWVMHLNFSMIEECTRLMRKIGKVDMIHVHDWLCVYCGKVLKWSYRIPMVCTMHATEKGRNNGIRTEMQKYISSAEWLLTYESWKIVACSGYMKSQIVETFKTPEDKVWIIPNGIDMDSFNFEFDWLKFRRKYAADDEKMIFFIGRHVFEKGIQILIDAAPGIVSGYNKTKFIIAGTGPMTEELKDKVKSIGLGDKFLFTGYMDNKTKKKFYRVASVSVFPSLYEPFGIVLLEAMAAGCPAVVSDTGGFGEIIEHESNGMKMINGSVESLTYNVLEILRNDELSQNIRRNAIKTVEEKYTWNRVSRLTTKMYELIKSESTAESHVKEPNY encoded by the coding sequence TTGAAAATATTAATGTTATCATGGGAATATCCACCTAAAAACGTAGGAGGATTATCTAATCACGTTTACAATTTATCCCATGCGCTAGCCACTTTAGGCCACGAGGTATATGTTGTAACTTGCGAAGAAAAAAAAGCGCCGGTTGAGGAAAATGATGATGGAGTATATGTACATAGAGTAACTCCGTATAAAATAGATACAGAGGATTTTACTAAATGGGTTATGCACCTTAATTTTTCTATGATTGAAGAATGTACAAGACTAATGAGAAAAATTGGTAAAGTTGACATGATTCATGTTCACGATTGGCTGTGTGTATATTGTGGCAAGGTTTTAAAATGGTCGTACAGAATTCCAATGGTTTGTACTATGCATGCTACTGAAAAAGGCAGAAACAACGGTATAAGAACAGAAATGCAAAAATATATTTCTTCAGCTGAATGGCTACTTACTTATGAATCTTGGAAAATAGTCGCATGCAGTGGCTATATGAAATCGCAAATAGTAGAGACCTTCAAAACTCCAGAGGACAAAGTTTGGATTATACCTAATGGAATTGATATGGATTCCTTTAATTTTGAATTTGATTGGTTAAAATTTAGAAGAAAATATGCAGCTGATGATGAAAAAATGATATTTTTTATTGGAAGGCATGTGTTTGAAAAAGGAATACAAATATTAATAGATGCAGCACCGGGAATAGTTTCAGGTTATAATAAAACTAAATTTATAATTGCTGGAACAGGTCCTATGACAGAAGAACTTAAAGATAAGGTGAAAAGCATAGGGTTAGGAGATAAGTTTTTATTTACAGGATACATGGATAATAAAACTAAGAAAAAATTCTATAGAGTGGCTAGTGTTTCAGTTTTTCCATCACTATATGAACCTTTTGGTATAGTATTACTTGAAGCTATGGCGGCAGGATGCCCAGCAGTGGTTTCAGATACTGGTGGATTTGGTGAAATAATAGAACATGAAAGTAATGGAATGAAAATGATAAATGGTTCAGTTGAAAGCCTTACTTATAATGTTTTGGAAATACTAAGAAATGATGAACTTTCTCAAAATATAAGAAGAAATGCAATAAAAACTGTAGAAGAAAAGTATACCTGGAATAGAGTTTCTAGGTTAACTACCAAAATGTATGAGTTAATAAAAAGTGAGAGTACTGCTGAAAGTCACGTAAAAGAACCGAACTATTAA
- the rocF gene encoding arginase translates to MNIDILGVPIYYGSDRKGVDLGPDKLREKNFKTLITKYNHKVRDMGDIKVPFIPEKDKFKFNPKMKFLKPIVETDTELANKVYESLSLGNFPFIIGGDHSLGLGSIVGASKADENLAVIWIDAHTDINTDKTTESGNVHGMPLAAAMGIGASELTDICHEGHKLKPENVFIIGARSIDKGELQLINEKNLTFYSTETVKKIGTKTIINEIFEKLAKNNINSVHLSFDIDCLDKSIVPGTGTPVSDGLNIDDTKLLIGAILKSGLVKSMDLVEFNPLLDRNNKTENLVIDFIDYIFKNLK, encoded by the coding sequence ATGAACATTGATATATTAGGCGTACCTATCTACTATGGTTCTGACAGAAAAGGCGTAGATTTAGGTCCTGATAAATTACGAGAAAAAAATTTCAAAACACTTATAACTAAATATAATCACAAGGTTAGAGACATGGGCGATATTAAAGTACCCTTTATACCTGAAAAAGATAAATTCAAATTTAATCCTAAAATGAAATTTTTAAAACCCATAGTAGAAACAGATACAGAGCTAGCAAATAAAGTTTACGAATCTCTATCATTAGGAAACTTTCCTTTTATAATTGGAGGCGATCACTCTCTTGGTCTTGGCAGCATAGTAGGCGCCAGTAAGGCAGATGAAAATCTTGCGGTTATTTGGATTGATGCTCATACAGATATAAATACCGACAAAACTACTGAATCAGGCAACGTTCACGGAATGCCTTTAGCTGCTGCAATGGGTATTGGTGCTAGTGAACTTACAGATATATGTCATGAGGGTCATAAATTAAAGCCTGAAAATGTGTTTATAATCGGTGCCCGATCTATTGATAAGGGTGAACTTCAATTAATTAATGAAAAAAATCTTACTTTTTATTCAACAGAGACAGTAAAAAAAATAGGTACTAAAACAATTATTAATGAAATTTTTGAGAAGCTAGCTAAAAATAATATCAATTCAGTTCATCTAAGCTTCGATATAGATTGCCTTGATAAAAGCATAGTTCCTGGAACAGGCACTCCTGTTTCTGATGGTCTAAATATAGATGATACCAAACTACTTATAGGTGCTATCCTTAAGAGCGGTCTTGTAAAATCTATGGACCTTGTTGAATTCAATCCTCTTTTGGATAGAAATAACAAAACAGAGAATTTAGTTATAGATTTTATTGACTATATATTTAAAAATTTAAAGTAG
- a CDS encoding Ig-like domain-containing protein — MKNRFKVSLLVFLIVILGCFTSVFADTNRDSGVDENTKLLLHMDDSTFKDECGHSVINNGVTLDTDNKKFGTGSAYFNGSADLTVSGTSDEFNMNDIDCMIEFWIKPSANMSDDAPICTSSNYNYTNKTGWGLNLKTNKWINFIYYGEGAQYYYHMYASTIFDGQWHNIRIIKNKGSVGLLYDGRLMSLNPYQPYSGTSTGINIGMYETANSNMLKQVNIDEFRFEKGNYEIKDYTPLATGITLNKTTDNLIVGQSDNLTATVTPDDVSNKAVTWTSSDTSVAPVDSNGKVTALKKGKTTIKATTQDGSNLSSSCTVNVTEPTTISLDKTNDSINVGQTDNIAAIVNPSNVGVTWSSSDNSIVTVDSSGKITGVKEGQTIITATTADGKTATCTVNVIAQQVTKVKLTLYMNDSTTRKFDLTQDEFNDFMNWYTNMSEEVKGTIPYYIFSIPAQGSTSAQKHCVPFAKIESFEFE, encoded by the coding sequence GTGAAAAACAGATTTAAAGTGTCTTTGTTAGTGTTTTTAATTGTTATTTTAGGATGTTTTACGAGTGTTTTTGCAGATACTAATAGGGATAGTGGAGTAGATGAAAATACAAAATTATTGTTACATATGGATGATAGTACATTTAAAGATGAATGTGGACATAGTGTAATTAATAATGGAGTTACTTTAGATACTGATAATAAAAAATTTGGCACCGGAAGTGCATATTTTAATGGGAGTGCTGACTTAACAGTAAGTGGAACAAGTGATGAGTTTAATATGAATGATATAGATTGCATGATTGAATTTTGGATAAAACCTTCAGCGAATATGTCAGATGATGCTCCTATTTGTACATCATCAAATTATAATTATACTAATAAAACTGGTTGGGGACTTAATCTTAAAACAAATAAGTGGATTAACTTTATTTATTATGGTGAAGGAGCACAATATTATTATCATATGTATGCAAGTACAATATTTGATGGACAGTGGCATAATATAAGAATAATAAAAAACAAAGGATCAGTAGGACTTTTGTATGACGGAAGATTAATGAGTCTTAATCCATATCAGCCATATTCAGGAACATCAACGGGAATTAATATAGGAATGTATGAAACAGCTAATTCTAATATGTTAAAGCAAGTTAATATTGATGAATTTAGATTTGAGAAAGGAAATTATGAAATAAAAGATTATACACCATTAGCTACTGGTATAACATTAAATAAAACTACAGATAATCTAATAGTAGGACAATCAGACAACCTAACAGCAACAGTAACACCAGATGATGTAAGCAATAAAGCTGTGACATGGACGTCAAGTGATACATCAGTAGCACCAGTAGATTCAAATGGAAAAGTAACTGCTCTTAAAAAAGGAAAAACAACCATAAAAGCAACTACACAAGATGGAAGTAATTTAAGTTCTTCATGCACAGTCAATGTTACAGAACCAACAACTATAAGTTTAGATAAAACGAATGATTCAATAAATGTAGGACAAACTGATAATATAGCAGCAATAGTTAATCCCTCCAATGTAGGTGTAACATGGAGTTCAAGTGATAATTCTATTGTAACAGTAGATTCTTCTGGAAAAATAACAGGAGTAAAAGAAGGTCAGACAATAATAACAGCAACTACAGCTGATGGTAAAACTGCAACATGTACGGTAAATGTAATAGCTCAACAAGTTACAAAAGTTAAATTAACGTTATATATGAATGATTCAACAACAAGAAAATTTGATTTAACGCAAGATGAGTTTAATGATTTCATGAATTGGTATACTAATATGAGTGAAGAAGTAAAAGGAACAATACCATATTATATATTCAGTATACCAGCACAAGGAAGTACTTCAGCTCAAAAACATTGTGTACCATTTGCTAAAATAGAAAGTTTTGAGTTTGAATAA